The Streptomyces sp. NBC_01275 genome has a segment encoding these proteins:
- a CDS encoding DNA-directed RNA polymerase subunit alpha: protein MLIAQRPSLTEEVVDEFRSRFVIEPLEPGFGYTLGNSLRRTLLSSIPGAAVTSIRVDGVLHEFTTVPGVKEDVTDLILNIKQLVVSSEQDEPVVMYLRKQGPGLVTAADIAPPAGVEVHNPDLVLATLNGKGKLEMELTVERGRGYVSAVQNKQVGQEIGRIPVDSIYSPVLKVTYKVEATRVEQRTDFDKLIVDVETKQAMRPRDAMASAGKTLVELFGLARELNIDAEGIDMGPSPTDAALAADLVLPIEDLDLTVRSYNCLKREGVHSVGELVARSEADLLDIRNFGAKSIDEVKAKLAGLGLGLKDSPPGFDPTAVGALGADDDADAGFVETEQY from the coding sequence GTGCTGATTGCTCAGCGTCCGTCCCTGACCGAAGAGGTCGTCGACGAGTTCCGCTCCCGGTTCGTGATCGAGCCGCTGGAGCCCGGCTTCGGCTACACCCTCGGCAACTCTCTGCGTCGTACGCTCCTGTCCTCGATCCCGGGTGCGGCGGTCACGTCCATCCGCGTCGACGGCGTGCTGCACGAGTTCACCACCGTGCCGGGCGTCAAGGAGGACGTCACCGACCTGATCCTCAACATCAAGCAGCTGGTCGTCTCCTCGGAGCAGGACGAGCCGGTCGTGATGTACCTGCGCAAGCAGGGTCCGGGTCTGGTCACCGCCGCCGACATCGCGCCCCCGGCCGGTGTCGAGGTGCACAACCCCGACCTCGTCCTCGCCACGCTCAACGGCAAGGGCAAGCTGGAGATGGAGCTCACGGTCGAGCGTGGCCGCGGCTACGTCTCCGCCGTGCAGAACAAGCAGGTGGGCCAGGAGATCGGTCGTATTCCGGTCGACTCCATCTACTCGCCCGTGCTGAAGGTCACGTACAAGGTCGAGGCGACCCGTGTCGAGCAGCGCACCGACTTCGACAAGCTGATCGTCGACGTCGAGACCAAGCAGGCCATGCGTCCGCGTGACGCCATGGCGTCGGCCGGCAAGACCCTGGTCGAGCTGTTCGGTCTGGCCCGCGAGCTCAACATCGACGCCGAGGGCATCGACATGGGCCCGTCCCCGACGGACGCCGCCCTCGCCGCCGACCTGGTACTGCCGATCGAGGACCTCGACCTCACCGTCCGTTCGTACAACTGCCTCAAGCGCGAGGGCGTCCACTCCGTGGGTGAGCTCGTGGCTCGTTCCGAGGCCGACCTGCTGGACATCCGCAACTTCGGTGCGAAGTCCATCGACGAGGTCAAGGCGAAGCTGGCCGGTCTGGGCCTGGGCCTCAAGGACAGCCCGCCCGGATTCGACCCGACGGCCGTCGGCGCCCTCGGCGCG